A genomic region of Psychrobacter sp. M13 contains the following coding sequences:
- the ppk2 gene encoding polyphosphate kinase 2 has translation MGTLHSLLNKLKHTILGHEELIVAKPLLTHQPQPLKVQPHADKKVLEQTAMIQRIDKDVLNDELRRKMHQDLIDTYDEELENEIDDYMRDLRFDGHVMTEQEKLDRRTYFQELVRLQRELIKLQDWVVDSGERIVVVFEGRDSAGKGGAIKRITQRLNPRVCRVAALPAPTEREQTQWYFQRYVAHLPAAGEIVLFDRSWYNRAGVEQVMGFCNGGQYEEFFQSVPDFERMLVRSGIRLIKYWFSITDDEQHSRFMSRIHDPLKQWKLSPMDLQSRRRWEDYTKAKETMFERTHIPEAPWWVVEGNNKKRARLNCIAHLLDQIPYNEVPRDEVELPDRTRDNEYYREPIPDDMYVPPRY, from the coding sequence ATGGGTACATTACACTCGCTGTTGAATAAACTTAAGCATACTATTCTTGGTCATGAGGAGCTTATCGTGGCAAAACCACTCTTAACGCACCAGCCTCAACCCTTGAAAGTACAACCGCACGCTGATAAAAAAGTATTAGAGCAAACTGCTATGATTCAACGCATCGATAAAGATGTATTGAATGATGAGCTGCGGCGCAAGATGCACCAAGACTTAATTGACACTTATGACGAAGAGCTTGAAAACGAAATTGATGACTACATGCGCGATTTGCGATTCGATGGGCATGTGATGACTGAGCAAGAAAAACTTGATCGTCGCACTTATTTTCAGGAGCTAGTACGTCTGCAACGCGAATTGATTAAGCTACAAGACTGGGTAGTGGATAGCGGTGAGCGTATCGTGGTGGTGTTTGAGGGGCGTGATTCTGCAGGTAAAGGCGGTGCGATTAAGCGCATCACTCAGCGGCTAAACCCAAGGGTTTGCCGAGTTGCAGCCCTGCCTGCGCCGACCGAACGTGAGCAGACGCAGTGGTATTTTCAGCGTTATGTCGCCCATCTACCAGCAGCTGGCGAGATCGTCTTGTTTGATCGCAGCTGGTATAACCGCGCTGGTGTTGAGCAGGTAATGGGGTTTTGCAACGGTGGGCAATATGAGGAGTTTTTTCAGTCGGTGCCTGATTTTGAGCGTATGCTAGTACGCTCAGGCATACGCTTGATTAAGTATTGGTTCTCGATCACTGATGATGAGCAACACTCACGCTTTATGAGCCGTATTCATGATCCACTCAAGCAGTGGAAGCTCTCACCAATGGATTTACAGTCCCGTAGGCGCTGGGAGGATTATACCAAGGCTAAAGAGACTATGTTTGAGCGTACTCATATTCCAGAAGCCCCGTGGTGGGTGGTTGAAGGCAATAATAAGAAGCGCGCACGACTCAACTGTATTGCGCATTTATTAGATCAGATACCCTATAATGAAGTGCCGCGTGATGAGGTAGAACTGCCTGATCGCACGCGTGATAATGAGTATTATCGCGAGCCTATTCCTGATGATATGTATGTACCGCCACGCTATTAA
- a CDS encoding 3-oxoacyl-ACP reductase → MSDRYGDFVQSSIGKKVAKNLGLPLPVGLDRFESGQRLIRGSVLVGAATGEDNRVSQAIARIFSELHAEIFVNNNDYVKGALADAGVEAKANTADDNKFKVLLFDASNISNASELKQVYEFFHAVARRVERSGRVVIIGRPPEECDDIEFALAQRALEGFIKSVGKEFKRGITAQLIYVAEDAEQNLDSTLRFFTSARSAYVSGQVIRVDKANAIDIDWAQPLGGKTMLVTGASRGIGESIARVLAREGAHVICLDVPQQQADLQKVASEISGSTLLVDITSDDAGAQVADAAEKRGGLDAIIHNAGVTRDKTLANMDEQKWDMVININLASIAKLDRYLLDNDVLKDDARIVCVSSISGIAGNLGQTNYATSKAGVIGLVDATAKQLSRNDKGMTINAVAPGFIETQMTEAIPFAIREAGRRMNSMSQGGLPVDVAETIAWLASPASGGLNGNTVRVCGQSLLGA, encoded by the coding sequence ATGTCAGACCGTTATGGTGATTTCGTTCAATCTTCAATCGGCAAAAAAGTCGCCAAAAACTTAGGCTTGCCACTGCCAGTAGGCTTAGATCGTTTTGAGAGTGGTCAACGCTTAATACGCGGTAGCGTACTAGTCGGTGCTGCGACTGGTGAAGACAACCGTGTCAGCCAAGCTATTGCCCGTATCTTCTCAGAGCTACATGCCGAAATTTTTGTTAATAATAATGACTATGTCAAAGGCGCGCTGGCTGATGCGGGTGTTGAGGCCAAAGCTAATACGGCTGATGATAACAAATTCAAAGTTTTACTGTTTGATGCTAGTAATATCAGTAATGCCAGTGAGCTCAAACAAGTTTATGAATTCTTTCATGCCGTCGCTCGCCGTGTTGAGCGCTCAGGTCGTGTGGTTATTATCGGTCGTCCACCAGAGGAATGCGATGATATCGAATTCGCTTTGGCTCAGCGCGCGCTTGAAGGTTTTATCAAGTCCGTCGGTAAAGAGTTCAAACGTGGTATTACCGCTCAATTGATCTATGTCGCTGAAGATGCTGAGCAAAACCTAGATTCAACCCTGAGATTCTTTACCTCAGCGCGTTCAGCTTATGTCTCAGGTCAAGTTATCCGTGTCGATAAAGCCAATGCCATTGATATTGATTGGGCGCAGCCGCTAGGTGGCAAAACCATGCTAGTAACTGGCGCTAGTCGCGGCATCGGTGAGTCAATCGCGCGCGTACTAGCTCGTGAAGGCGCTCATGTTATCTGCTTGGATGTGCCACAGCAGCAAGCAGATCTACAAAAAGTCGCTAGTGAGATTAGCGGCTCGACATTATTAGTTGATATTACAAGCGACGATGCTGGCGCGCAGGTTGCCGACGCTGCCGAAAAACGTGGTGGTCTTGATGCTATTATTCATAACGCTGGCGTCACTCGTGATAAAACTTTAGCCAATATGGATGAGCAAAAGTGGGATATGGTGATCAATATTAATCTGGCCAGTATCGCCAAGCTAGATCGCTATTTGCTCGATAATGACGTACTCAAAGACGATGCTCGTATCGTCTGTGTCTCATCAATATCAGGTATCGCAGGTAACCTAGGTCAGACTAACTACGCCACTTCAAAAGCAGGGGTTATTGGTTTAGTCGATGCGACTGCCAAGCAATTAAGCCGCAACGATAAAGGCATGACTATTAACGCTGTAGCGCCAGGATTCATCGAAACTCAAATGACCGAAGCGATTCCTTTTGCTATTCGTGAAGCAGGTCGTCGCATGAACTCTATGAGTCAAGGTGGTTTGCCAGTAGATGTCGCAGAAACGATCGCTTGGCTTGCGTCTCCTGCCTCGGGCGGCCTGAACGGCAATACCGTCCGCGTCTGTGGTCAAAGTCTGCTAGGCGCATAA
- a CDS encoding PilZ domain-containing protein has translation MAMPSRGGIVTHHIEDIATLYASYLSFVDNGAIFVPSDRVQNLGDEVFVAITLPNSSERLPMNGKVIWINRKAQGNRPAGFAVQIGQDASGQRIKNEVERLLAGKIDSQQATYTM, from the coding sequence ATGGCAATGCCCAGTCGCGGTGGAATTGTTACTCATCATATCGAAGATATAGCAACGTTGTATGCCAGCTACTTATCTTTTGTTGATAATGGAGCGATTTTTGTACCGAGTGATCGCGTACAAAACTTAGGCGATGAAGTCTTTGTTGCGATAACTTTGCCAAATTCTAGTGAGCGCTTGCCAATGAATGGTAAAGTGATTTGGATCAATCGAAAAGCTCAAGGCAATCGACCAGCAGGATTTGCGGTACAAATAGGTCAGGATGCCAGTGGACAGCGTATTAAAAACGAAGTAGAGCGCTTATTAGCGGGCAAAATAGACAGCCAGCAAGCGACTTATACGATGTAG
- a CDS encoding serine hydrolase: protein MTHNENIVFSNTELQQHLQQLLIDLQLDDAPAGGSLMVYQAGQCIAQASVGMAQIDMPWQADTLSLNFSTGKGVLATLAHVLVSQQRLAYDTPIAEYWPAFAANGKADITLRMLMSHQADLFAISTIDVDNETLLDWDKMVDLVAAMPLTTPSQDEKSSAAYHSAYSALVYGWILGGLIEIVSEMSLAKALKHYLTTPLGIADSCYFGVPTERVGEVAKLTKDFTADKGNNSQLGKKRHKPTLKVDSEATMQTYQQLASYPCWLQQATDKQLNLADDKLNAVQINRLYFSHGSINANNYRAALVPASKQPIDYYDEQVMQAVIPAANGVVSAQALATIYAMLANGGVWQGKTLIDSRTFEQLSALQVTGMDAVMPAEMSWRLGYHRLFSICNNNAEQGFGHMGYNGSVAWCEPTRQLSFAFVHNFDVTMLNDIRQFALTEAILALVDKTNE from the coding sequence ATGACCCATAATGAGAACATCGTTTTTAGTAACACTGAGTTGCAGCAACACTTACAACAACTGCTAATTGATTTGCAGCTAGATGATGCGCCAGCTGGCGGGTCTTTAATGGTTTATCAAGCGGGTCAATGCATCGCACAAGCCAGTGTCGGTATGGCGCAAATAGACATGCCTTGGCAAGCTGATACTTTATCACTGAATTTCTCGACAGGTAAAGGTGTATTGGCAACTTTGGCTCACGTATTGGTCTCGCAGCAACGGCTTGCGTACGATACGCCAATTGCTGAGTACTGGCCTGCATTTGCCGCCAATGGTAAAGCTGATATAACGCTGCGGATGCTGATGTCGCATCAAGCTGATCTGTTTGCAATCAGTACTATTGACGTCGATAACGAAACACTGCTCGACTGGGATAAGATGGTTGATCTAGTGGCGGCTATGCCGTTGACGACACCTAGTCAAGATGAAAAGTCGTCAGCAGCTTATCACTCTGCCTACAGCGCTTTGGTTTATGGTTGGATATTGGGTGGTTTGATAGAGATTGTTAGCGAGATGAGCTTGGCTAAAGCACTAAAGCATTATTTAACGACTCCTTTGGGCATTGCGGACAGTTGTTACTTTGGTGTGCCAACTGAGCGTGTTGGTGAAGTAGCCAAGCTGACCAAAGACTTTACCGCAGACAAAGGTAATAACTCACAACTGGGCAAAAAACGCCATAAGCCGACTCTAAAAGTGGACTCTGAAGCTACTATGCAAACCTATCAGCAGCTAGCGAGTTATCCATGTTGGCTACAGCAAGCCACCGATAAACAGCTCAACTTAGCTGACGATAAGCTCAATGCTGTGCAAATTAATCGCTTATATTTTAGTCATGGCAGTATCAATGCTAATAACTACCGAGCGGCGTTAGTTCCTGCGAGTAAACAGCCTATTGACTACTATGATGAGCAAGTGATGCAAGCGGTCATTCCAGCAGCAAATGGTGTTGTCTCAGCTCAGGCATTAGCAACGATTTACGCTATGCTGGCGAATGGCGGCGTATGGCAAGGTAAAACCTTGATTGATAGCCGCACCTTTGAGCAATTATCAGCGCTGCAAGTGACGGGCATGGATGCAGTCATGCCAGCAGAAATGAGCTGGCGTCTAGGTTATCACCGACTATTTAGTATCTGCAATAATAACGCTGAGCAGGGCTTTGGACATATGGGCTATAACGGTTCGGTAGCGTGGTGTGAGCCGACGCGCCAATTATCGTTTGCTTTTGTCCATAATTTTGATGTCACTATGCTAAACGATATTCGTCAATTTGCATTGACAGAAGCAATATTAGCTTTAGTTGATAAAACTAATGAATAA
- a CDS encoding sodium:proton antiporter — protein sequence MLENYNLLLLIGGFAFLLGALFPIIFRRTPISLPILQVLFGMTIGYWWTGLTFLDPIDNGLAIEKITEIVVLVSLVGAGIKIDTDLTWQLWRPTMRLLLITMPICIFTMAVLGYYTFGLSIGAAILLGAVLAPTDPVLAASIQVGPPNTGGEDTTRFTLTSEAGLNDGLAFPFVYLAIKVAEAFSEGKRFTSEMLWSWFTQDVLWQIGAGVIVGIVVGKVLAKIVFSKHTKDTALSQGYVVIALTLLAYGLAEYIHSYGFIAVFVAAFAFRRSECEHEYHEKLHDFAEQSEGLLMSLVLVGFGILIGQGLQSGIELTWKVYAVSLAFLVFIRPLGGIIALSGLDMHRTEKYAISALGIRGIGTLYYLSYALNQGYFADDDALKLWIVCSIVILASIFVHGLSAPSLLKMTPKNPHN from the coding sequence ATGCTTGAAAATTATAATTTACTCTTATTAATTGGTGGTTTTGCGTTTTTACTTGGCGCTCTGTTTCCTATTATCTTTAGACGCACCCCTATCTCCTTGCCTATTTTACAAGTTCTATTCGGTATGACGATAGGGTATTGGTGGACGGGTCTAACGTTTTTAGACCCTATTGATAATGGCTTAGCGATTGAAAAAATCACTGAGATTGTGGTACTAGTCTCGCTGGTTGGCGCGGGTATCAAGATTGATACTGATCTGACCTGGCAGCTATGGCGGCCTACTATGCGCTTGCTGCTTATTACAATGCCCATTTGTATTTTTACCATGGCGGTACTCGGCTATTATACTTTTGGCCTGAGTATTGGTGCCGCTATTTTACTTGGTGCGGTACTAGCGCCTACCGACCCAGTATTAGCCGCTAGCATCCAAGTTGGACCCCCTAATACAGGCGGTGAAGATACGACGCGCTTTACCTTGACCTCTGAGGCTGGACTCAATGATGGTCTGGCGTTCCCTTTTGTCTATTTAGCCATCAAAGTAGCCGAAGCTTTTAGCGAGGGCAAGCGCTTCACCAGTGAGATGCTATGGTCATGGTTCACCCAAGACGTACTATGGCAAATCGGCGCAGGCGTCATTGTTGGCATAGTCGTGGGTAAAGTATTAGCAAAAATAGTATTTTCAAAACATACCAAAGATACAGCGCTCTCACAAGGCTATGTGGTGATCGCGCTGACGCTGCTCGCTTATGGCTTGGCTGAGTATATACATAGCTATGGCTTTATTGCTGTATTTGTCGCCGCTTTTGCCTTTCGGCGCTCAGAGTGTGAGCATGAGTATCATGAAAAACTCCATGACTTTGCTGAACAGTCCGAGGGTTTACTCATGTCACTAGTACTTGTAGGCTTTGGGATATTAATCGGTCAAGGCTTACAATCTGGTATTGAGCTGACTTGGAAAGTATATGCAGTCAGCTTAGCATTTTTAGTATTTATACGTCCTTTAGGTGGGATTATTGCTCTATCAGGCTTAGATATGCACCGAACCGAAAAATATGCTATATCAGCATTAGGTATCCGTGGTATCGGTACCTTATATTACTTATCTTATGCCTTAAATCAAGGTTACTTCGCTGATGATGATGCACTTAAATTATGGATTGTTTGCTCTATTGTTATCTTAGCCTCAATCTTCGTTCATGGATTAAGTGCGCCAAGTTTATTGAAAATGACGCCAAAAAATCCTCATAATTAA
- a CDS encoding beta-lactamase hydrolase domain-containing protein: protein MTQSNQDKSNQAQSNQVGNSQDQMAANDTFNGKEIDNSEKVDNSEEGVIYLDADNTVNLSATLSPYYRPNEQTIVCGALDDKKVQALADAGVELVINLQPDTELDFDEAAAVQQAGMAYEHLPISGAEDLKQLKILAFDKLLRQYHGKKIAMHCGSGNRVGAAMTLRSGWLRGRKMDTAMKHGYDHGLTSLEEEAHNRLLVPR, encoded by the coding sequence ATGACGCAAAGTAATCAAGATAAGAGCAATCAAGCTCAAAGTAATCAAGTTGGAAATAGCCAAGACCAAATGGCGGCTAACGATACTTTCAATGGCAAAGAGATAGATAATAGTGAAAAGGTCGATAATAGCGAAGAGGGTGTGATCTATCTTGATGCTGATAACACTGTCAATCTATCTGCGACGTTGAGTCCTTATTATCGCCCAAATGAGCAGACTATCGTTTGCGGAGCATTGGATGATAAAAAAGTGCAAGCGCTAGCAGATGCTGGCGTTGAGCTAGTGATTAACCTACAGCCTGATACTGAGCTAGACTTTGATGAAGCCGCTGCTGTGCAACAAGCGGGTATGGCCTATGAGCACCTGCCTATCAGTGGCGCAGAGGATCTAAAGCAGCTTAAGATATTAGCGTTTGACAAGCTATTACGTCAGTATCATGGCAAAAAAATAGCGATGCATTGTGGCTCTGGCAATAGAGTAGGCGCTGCAATGACGCTGCGTTCTGGTTGGTTGCGTGGTCGCAAAATGGATACGGCAATGAAGCATGGCTATGATCATGGGCTGACAAGCTTAGAGGAAGAGGCGCATAACCGTTTGCTTGTACCGCGCTAA
- a CDS encoding MaoC family dehydratase: MSDKNFDALPKAHTTYANIIKSLLPIGNSGKVSKDQLPQATYSVDDMHIDQDNLDDYRKICGFLDNGKVPITYFSVLSQALQMNMMVKEPFPFALLGLVHVDNTVTQYRPIGERETVSMSVSFANLRDHAQGQQFDFVTIVKSQEDIIWQGSSTYLARSNKKGDSAAIKKSAPRPVTVKPMIDEAGVHKIFEVPEDMGRRYAFVSGDFNLIHLHPLSAKAFGFPKAIAHGMWSKAKCLAMMGELPEACSAVVAFKLPIFLPSEVELIAEPVAKLKSAEDNCVFGLYSAKNDKPHLTGHLNLVNKEKA, encoded by the coding sequence ATGTCAGATAAAAATTTTGATGCTCTTCCTAAAGCGCATACCACTTACGCTAATATCATCAAGAGCTTACTGCCTATCGGTAATAGTGGCAAAGTTAGCAAGGATCAGCTGCCACAAGCCACTTATAGCGTCGATGATATGCATATTGATCAAGATAATCTCGATGATTATCGCAAGATTTGTGGGTTTTTGGATAATGGTAAAGTGCCGATTACTTATTTTTCAGTATTATCACAAGCGCTGCAGATGAACATGATGGTTAAAGAGCCGTTCCCTTTTGCGCTATTAGGGCTAGTACATGTCGATAATACTGTGACGCAGTATCGCCCCATTGGAGAGCGCGAGACTGTCAGTATGTCAGTCAGTTTTGCAAACCTACGCGATCATGCGCAGGGGCAGCAGTTTGACTTTGTGACCATTGTTAAGTCGCAAGAGGATATTATTTGGCAAGGGTCGTCAACTTACTTGGCGCGTAGTAACAAAAAAGGCGATAGCGCTGCCATCAAGAAAAGTGCGCCGCGTCCTGTGACCGTCAAGCCAATGATTGATGAGGCGGGCGTCCATAAGATATTTGAAGTCCCTGAAGATATGGGTCGTCGTTATGCATTTGTTTCGGGTGATTTTAATTTGATTCACCTGCATCCTTTATCAGCCAAAGCTTTTGGTTTTCCTAAAGCTATCGCCCATGGCATGTGGTCTAAAGCTAAGTGTCTAGCGATGATGGGCGAGCTACCAGAGGCTTGTAGCGCTGTCGTGGCATTTAAGCTACCGATCTTCTTGCCATCCGAGGTTGAGCTGATCGCTGAGCCCGTTGCTAAGCTTAAGAGTGCTGAGGACAACTGTGTATTCGGTTTATATAGTGCCAAAAATGATAAGCCGCATCTAACAGGTCACCTAAATTTAGTTAATAAAGAAAAGGCCTAA
- the ilvD gene encoding dihydroxy-acid dehydratase produces the protein MDYRSKTSTGGRNMAGARALWRATGMTDSDFGKPIIAISNSFTQFVPGHVHLKDLGQLVAREIEKAGGVAKEFNTIAVDDGIAMGHSGMLYSLPSRDLIADSVEYMVNAHCADALVCISNCDKITPGMLMAAMRLNIPVVFISGGPMEAGKIVASTVGKSHNNEDSNDSAIRKLDLVDAMMDAADDSISDEDVAAIEASACPTCGSCSGMFTANSMNCLTEALGLALPGNGSLLATHSLRRELFLEAGRTIVSLAKRRYEQDDDSVLPRSIASKAAFENAMTLDIAMGGSTNTILHLLAAANEAEVDFKMHDIDRLSRGVPCLAKVAPASQKYHMEDVHRAGGVFALLAELDRAGLLKTDLPTIHSATMKEAIDKWDIMNPDNSEARARYIAAPGGVRTTQAFSQSQEWSNLDVNRESGCIRSAQHAYSSDGGLAVLYGNIAERGCVVKTAGVDDSILVFTGRARLFESQDDAVAAVLDDQIVAGDVVIIRYEGPKGGPGMQEMLYPTTYLKSKGLGKECALLTDGRFSGGTSGLSIGHASPEAAEGGAIGLVAEGDTIHIDIPNRTINMLVDDAELVARREEMESRGSQAWKPVSRVRHVTPALRAYAAMTTSADTGAVRDVSQVER, from the coding sequence ATGGATTATCGCTCAAAGACCTCAACTGGCGGTCGTAATATGGCGGGTGCTCGTGCACTATGGCGCGCCACTGGCATGACTGATAGCGACTTTGGCAAACCTATTATCGCCATTTCAAACTCTTTTACCCAGTTTGTACCAGGGCATGTACACCTAAAAGACTTAGGTCAGCTGGTCGCGCGTGAAATTGAAAAAGCAGGCGGTGTGGCAAAAGAGTTCAATACTATCGCGGTCGATGATGGTATTGCCATGGGTCACAGTGGCATGCTGTACTCTCTACCGAGCCGTGACTTAATTGCAGACTCTGTCGAATATATGGTCAATGCCCACTGCGCCGATGCATTAGTGTGTATCTCTAACTGCGATAAAATCACTCCCGGTATGTTGATGGCAGCCATGCGTCTCAATATTCCAGTGGTATTTATATCTGGTGGCCCGATGGAGGCTGGCAAGATTGTCGCCAGTACCGTCGGTAAAAGCCATAATAATGAAGACAGCAATGACAGTGCCATTCGTAAGCTTGATCTCGTCGATGCGATGATGGATGCGGCTGACGATAGCATTAGTGATGAGGATGTTGCTGCTATCGAAGCTTCAGCTTGTCCTACTTGTGGCTCATGCTCGGGCATGTTTACCGCCAACTCAATGAACTGTTTGACCGAAGCATTAGGATTGGCACTACCGGGTAATGGCTCGCTACTTGCCACCCACTCACTACGTCGTGAGCTATTTTTAGAAGCAGGTCGTACTATTGTATCTCTTGCCAAGCGTCGCTATGAGCAAGATGATGATTCAGTACTACCACGCTCTATCGCGAGCAAAGCGGCGTTTGAGAATGCAATGACGTTAGATATCGCTATGGGCGGCTCGACGAATACTATTTTGCATCTGCTAGCCGCTGCTAATGAAGCAGAAGTCGACTTTAAGATGCATGATATTGACCGTTTGAGTCGCGGTGTACCTTGTCTGGCAAAAGTAGCGCCAGCTTCACAAAAATATCATATGGAAGATGTGCATCGTGCTGGTGGTGTCTTTGCGCTGTTAGCAGAGCTGGATCGGGCAGGATTATTAAAAACGGATTTACCTACTATTCATAGCGCTACGATGAAAGAGGCGATTGATAAGTGGGATATTATGAATCCTGATAATAGCGAGGCACGAGCACGCTATATTGCTGCTCCTGGTGGTGTGCGTACCACGCAGGCCTTCTCACAATCTCAGGAATGGTCAAACCTCGACGTCAATCGTGAGTCAGGCTGTATCCGTAGTGCTCAGCATGCTTATTCATCAGATGGTGGCTTGGCAGTGCTTTATGGCAATATCGCTGAACGTGGCTGTGTGGTCAAGACCGCAGGCGTTGATGACAGTATCTTAGTATTTACAGGTCGTGCACGACTTTTTGAATCTCAAGATGATGCGGTAGCTGCAGTACTTGACGACCAAATCGTCGCTGGTGACGTAGTAATCATTCGTTATGAAGGTCCAAAAGGTGGCCCTGGTATGCAGGAAATGCTCTATCCGACTACCTATCTTAAATCTAAAGGATTAGGTAAAGAGTGTGCCCTACTTACCGATGGAAGATTTTCAGGTGGTACCTCAGGACTATCGATTGGTCATGCCAGCCCTGAAGCTGCTGAAGGTGGCGCTATTGGTTTAGTTGCTGAGGGCGATACTATTCATATTGATATCCCGAACCGTACCATTAATATGCTGGTTGACGATGCTGAATTGGTCGCGCGCCGTGAGGAAATGGAAAGCCGTGGTAGTCAGGCATGGAAACCTGTCAGTCGCGTACGTCATGTGACTCCTGCACTTCGAGCCTATGCCGCGATGACGACTAGTGCTGATACTGGCGCTGTGCGTGATGTCAGTCAAGTTGAGCGTTAG
- a CDS encoding acetyl-CoA C-acetyltransferase — translation MSNQKDSPIVESTVVKKGTATTNKAAEPSKAETKNSNEQYDSIAELKKATDIVDAEGNSVSESTTSDQADKKAKLKQELVDEAKEIKEANDFNESVSAAATANASKKAHSDSQADEKEAPKPSAQKKTPASTAQKKTPASTAQKKTPASTTQKKTPASTASKATTAAKKPAANRSVAAKKKPTTKPSAGQHRVAILGGNRIPFARSNGAYSDASNTDMLTAALNGLIERYNLQDALLGEVVAGAVIKLSRDINLTREATLNTALNPQTPAYDISQACATGVQATFASANKIALGIIDSAITGGVDTTSDAPIAIGDGLRKVLLKLGSAKNMKQRLKALKKFDPKDLIDAPQNGEPRTGLSMGDHQAITTLEWNISREAQDKLAFDSHKNLAQAYDEGFFDDLITPYKGLTRDNNLRPDSTIEKLGKLKPAFGKKNANPTMTAANSTPLTDGASCVLLANEDWAKERNLKPLAYIVHQETAAVDFIGKSGDKEGLLMAPAYAVPRMLERAGLTLQDFDFYEIHEAFASQVLSTLAAWDDESFCKERLGLDAPLGSIDRSKLNVNGSSLAAGHPFAATGGRILATAAKLLDQKGSGRALISICAAGGQGVTCILEK, via the coding sequence ATGAGCAACCAAAAAGACAGCCCAATCGTTGAGAGTACCGTTGTGAAAAAAGGCACTGCTACCACTAATAAAGCCGCTGAGCCGTCCAAAGCTGAAACCAAAAACAGTAATGAACAGTATGACTCTATCGCTGAGCTCAAAAAAGCCACCGATATCGTTGATGCAGAGGGTAATTCGGTGAGCGAGTCAACCACAAGCGATCAAGCTGATAAAAAAGCTAAGTTAAAACAAGAGCTGGTTGATGAAGCCAAAGAGATTAAAGAGGCCAATGACTTTAATGAATCAGTGTCAGCAGCAGCCACTGCTAATGCCAGCAAAAAAGCACACAGCGATAGTCAAGCTGATGAAAAAGAAGCCCCTAAACCTAGCGCTCAGAAAAAGACGCCAGCTAGCACCGCTCAGAAAAAAACGCCAGCTAGCACCGCTCAGAAAAAAACGCCAGCTAGCACCACTCAGAAAAAAACGCCAGCTAGCACCGCTAGTAAAGCGACTACAGCAGCTAAAAAGCCCGCCGCTAATAGAAGCGTCGCTGCTAAGAAAAAGCCCACCACCAAACCGAGTGCCGGCCAACACCGCGTAGCTATCTTAGGTGGTAACCGTATCCCGTTTGCCCGCTCTAACGGTGCTTATTCTGATGCTAGCAATACCGACATGCTGACCGCTGCCCTCAATGGTCTAATTGAGCGTTACAACTTACAAGATGCGCTATTAGGTGAAGTGGTTGCGGGCGCCGTTATTAAGCTTAGCCGTGATATTAACTTAACTCGCGAAGCGACCCTAAATACAGCTCTTAATCCACAAACCCCCGCTTATGATATCTCTCAAGCTTGTGCCACTGGCGTGCAAGCAACCTTTGCTTCGGCTAATAAAATCGCCCTTGGTATTATTGATTCAGCGATCACAGGCGGCGTAGATACTACCTCTGATGCACCCATCGCTATCGGTGATGGTCTGCGTAAAGTGCTGCTCAAGCTTGGCTCTGCCAAAAATATGAAACAGCGCCTCAAAGCGCTTAAAAAGTTTGATCCTAAAGACTTAATCGACGCCCCACAAAATGGTGAGCCGCGTACAGGTCTCTCTATGGGTGATCATCAAGCCATCACTACGCTTGAATGGAACATCAGCCGTGAAGCGCAAGACAAATTAGCCTTTGATAGCCACAAAAACCTAGCCCAAGCTTATGATGAAGGCTTCTTTGATGACCTAATCACCCCGTACAAAGGCTTGACTCGTGACAATAACTTGCGCCCCGATTCTACTATTGAGAAACTGGGTAAATTAAAGCCCGCCTTTGGCAAAAAGAATGCCAATCCAACGATGACCGCTGCCAACTCTACGCCGCTGACAGATGGCGCCTCTTGTGTGCTACTGGCCAATGAAGACTGGGCAAAAGAGCGTAACTTAAAGCCATTAGCTTATATTGTGCATCAAGAAACCGCTGCGGTTGACTTCATTGGCAAATCTGGTGACAAAGAAGGCTTATTAATGGCGCCAGCATATGCTGTGCCGCGTATGCTTGAACGTGCAGGTTTAACGTTACAAGACTTTGATTTTTATGAGATTCATGAAGCCTTTGCCTCGCAAGTGTTATCTACGCTCGCGGCTTGGGATGATGAGAGCTTCTGCAAAGAGCGCTTAGGGTTAGATGCGCCACTAGGCTCAATCGATCGTAGCAAGCTCAATGTGAATGGCTCATCACTCGCCGCAGGTCATCCGTTCGCCGCTACTGGTGGTCGTATCTTAGCCACTGCTGCAAAATTACTGGATCAAAAAGGCTCAGGTCGTGCACTAATCTCTATCTGCGCCGCTGGCGGTCAAGGTGTAACTTGTATCTTAGAGAAATAG